The following are encoded together in the Hoplias malabaricus isolate fHopMal1 chromosome 3, fHopMal1.hap1, whole genome shotgun sequence genome:
- the tp63 gene encoding tumor protein 63 isoform X10, with the protein MLYLETNNPSYSESQYTNLGLLNGMDQNAGSTSTSPYNNEHTQNNVTAPSPYAQPSSTFEALSPSPAIPSNTDYAGPHTFDVSFQQSSTAKSATWTYSTELKKLYCQIAKTCPIQIKVLTNPPQGAVIRAMPVYKKAEHVTEVVKRCPNHELSREFNDGQIAPPSHLIRVEGNSHAQYVEDSITGRQSVLVPYEPPQVGTEFTTILYNFMCNSSCVGGMNRRPILIIVTLETRDGQVLGRRCFEARICACPGRDRKADEDSIRKQHVGDGTKSSEAFRQASHGIQISSIKKRRSTDEEVFCLPIKGREIYEILVKIKESLELMQFLPQHTIESYRQQQQSLLQKQSPLPPQPAFGSSSPPHGKVNKLPSVSQLINPQQRNTLTPSSMTGGLTDMTPMMSTHIPMNTDLSSLSPTHALQPQLPMVPSSHCTPPPPYPVDSSISSFLLRLGCSSCLDYFTAQGLTNIYQIENYSLEDLSRLKIPTEFQHVIWKGIMEHRQTMEFSPPPHILRTSSGASTVSVGSTEARGERVIDAVRFTLRQTISFPPRDDWTDFSFDLAPDSRRNKQQRIKEEGE; encoded by the exons ATGTTGTACCTGGAAACGAATAACCCTTCGTACAGTGAG tCACAGTACACAAACCTGGGGCTTCTCAACGGAATGGATCAAAATGCTGGCTCTACATCTACGAGCCCTTATAACAATGAACACACGCAAAACAACGTGACGGCTCCGTCTCCTTATGCCCAGCCCAGCTCCACATTTGAGGCGTTGTCCCCATCACCGGCCATCCCATCCAATACAGACTACGCTGGGCCACACACTTTTGATGTATCCTTCCAGCAGTCCAGCACTGCAAAATCTGCCACGTGGACG TACTCCACAGAGCTTAAGAAGTTATATTGCCAGATCGCAAAGACGTGTCCCATCCAGATAAAGGTCCTGACCAATCCACCCCAGGGAGCAGTCATTCGTGCAATGCCTGTCTACAAGAAAGCAGAACATGTGACTGAAGTGGTCAAACGATGCCCCAACCACGAACTCAGCCGAGAATTCAACGATG GCCAAATTGCCCCACCAAGTCATCTGATTAGAGTAGAGGGCAACAGCCACGCCCAGTATGTGGAAGACTCAATCACCGGGCGTCAGAGTGTTCTGGTGCCATACGAGCCCCCTCAG GTGGGCACAGAATTTACGACAATCCTTTACAACTTCATGTGCAATTCCAGCTGTGTAGGTGGAATGAACAGACGCCCAATCCTCATCATCGTCACATTGGAAACCAGAGA CGGTCAGGTGCTTGGCCGGCGGTGCTTCGAAGCTCGGATCTGCGCATGCCCAGGACGAGATCGCAAAGCAGATGAGGACAGCATCCGCAAGCAGCATGTCGGTGATGGCACAAAAAGTTCTGAGG CATTCCGCCAGGCCTCTCATGGAATTCAGATATCTTCTATAAAGAAGAGAAGATCCACTGATGAGGAAGTGTTTTGTTTGCCT ATTAAAGGCCGTGAAATATATGAGATTTTGGTCAAAATCAAAGAGTCTCTGGAGCTCATGCAGTTCCTCCCTCAGCACACCATAGAATCATACAGGCAGCAGCAGCAAAGCCTCCTGCAGAAACA GAGCCCCTTGCCCCCCCAGCCTGCCTTCGGCTCCAGCTCCCCGCCACACGGCAAGGTCAACAAACTGCCCTCAGTCAGTCAGCTCATCAACCCCCAGCAGCGCAACACCCTCACCCCGTCCAGCATGACTGGAGGACTCACTGACA TGACCCCAATGATGAGCACCCACATCCCCATGAACACAGATTTGAGTTCACTGAGTCCCACCCACGCTCTGCAGCCTCAGTTACCCATGGTGCCCTCCTCTCACTGCACGCCTCCGCCGCCCTACCCAGTGGACAGCAGCATCTCCAG TTTCCTGCTGCGGCTGGGATGCTCTTCCTGTCTGGACTATTTCACCGCCCAAGGCCTTACCAACATCTACCAGATTGAGAACTACAGTCTAGAG GACCTGTCCAGGCTAAAGATTCCTACAGAGTTCCAGCATGTGATCTGGAAGGGCATCATGGAGCACCGACAAACCATGGAGTTCTCCCCTCCTCCCCACATACTCCGCACTTCCAGCGGCGCCTCCACGGTCAGCGTGGGCTCCACGGAGGCACGAGGGGAGCGCGTGATTGATGCCGTGCGCTTCACCCTCCGTCAGACCATCTCCTTCCCACCGAGAGACGACTGGACTGATTTCTCCTTCGACCTGGCGCCGGACTCACGCCGCAACAAA
- the tp63 gene encoding tumor protein 63 isoform X9 has protein sequence MLYLETNNPSYSESQYTNLGLLNGMDQNAGSTSTSPYNNEHTQNNVTAPSPYAQPSSTFEALSPSPAIPSNTDYAGPHTFDVSFQQSSTAKSATWTYSTELKKLYCQIAKTCPIQIKVLTNPPQGAVIRAMPVYKKAEHVTEVVKRCPNHELSREFNDGQIAPPSHLIRVEGNSHAQYVEDSITGRQSVLVPYEPPQVGTEFTTILYNFMCNSSCVGGMNRRPILIIVTLETRDGQVLGRRCFEARICACPGRDRKADEDSIRKQHVGDGTKSSEGTKRPFRQASHGIQISSIKKRRSTDEEVFCLPIKGREIYEILVKIKESLELMQFLPQHTIESYRQQQQSLLQKQSPLPPQPAFGSSSPPHGKVNKLPSVSQLINPQQRNTLTPSSMTGGLTDMTPMMSTHIPMNTDLSSLSPTHALQPQLPMVPSSHCTPPPPYPVDSSISSFLLRLGCSSCLDYFTAQGLTNIYQIENYSLEDLSRLKIPTEFQHVIWKGIMEHRQTMEFSPPPHILRTSSGASTVSVGSTEARGERVIDAVRFTLRQTISFPPRDDWTDFSFDLAPDSRRNKQQRIKEEGE, from the exons ATGTTGTACCTGGAAACGAATAACCCTTCGTACAGTGAG tCACAGTACACAAACCTGGGGCTTCTCAACGGAATGGATCAAAATGCTGGCTCTACATCTACGAGCCCTTATAACAATGAACACACGCAAAACAACGTGACGGCTCCGTCTCCTTATGCCCAGCCCAGCTCCACATTTGAGGCGTTGTCCCCATCACCGGCCATCCCATCCAATACAGACTACGCTGGGCCACACACTTTTGATGTATCCTTCCAGCAGTCCAGCACTGCAAAATCTGCCACGTGGACG TACTCCACAGAGCTTAAGAAGTTATATTGCCAGATCGCAAAGACGTGTCCCATCCAGATAAAGGTCCTGACCAATCCACCCCAGGGAGCAGTCATTCGTGCAATGCCTGTCTACAAGAAAGCAGAACATGTGACTGAAGTGGTCAAACGATGCCCCAACCACGAACTCAGCCGAGAATTCAACGATG GCCAAATTGCCCCACCAAGTCATCTGATTAGAGTAGAGGGCAACAGCCACGCCCAGTATGTGGAAGACTCAATCACCGGGCGTCAGAGTGTTCTGGTGCCATACGAGCCCCCTCAG GTGGGCACAGAATTTACGACAATCCTTTACAACTTCATGTGCAATTCCAGCTGTGTAGGTGGAATGAACAGACGCCCAATCCTCATCATCGTCACATTGGAAACCAGAGA CGGTCAGGTGCTTGGCCGGCGGTGCTTCGAAGCTCGGATCTGCGCATGCCCAGGACGAGATCGCAAAGCAGATGAGGACAGCATCCGCAAGCAGCATGTCGGTGATGGCACAAAAAGTTCTGAGGGTACGAAACGCC CATTCCGCCAGGCCTCTCATGGAATTCAGATATCTTCTATAAAGAAGAGAAGATCCACTGATGAGGAAGTGTTTTGTTTGCCT ATTAAAGGCCGTGAAATATATGAGATTTTGGTCAAAATCAAAGAGTCTCTGGAGCTCATGCAGTTCCTCCCTCAGCACACCATAGAATCATACAGGCAGCAGCAGCAAAGCCTCCTGCAGAAACA GAGCCCCTTGCCCCCCCAGCCTGCCTTCGGCTCCAGCTCCCCGCCACACGGCAAGGTCAACAAACTGCCCTCAGTCAGTCAGCTCATCAACCCCCAGCAGCGCAACACCCTCACCCCGTCCAGCATGACTGGAGGACTCACTGACA TGACCCCAATGATGAGCACCCACATCCCCATGAACACAGATTTGAGTTCACTGAGTCCCACCCACGCTCTGCAGCCTCAGTTACCCATGGTGCCCTCCTCTCACTGCACGCCTCCGCCGCCCTACCCAGTGGACAGCAGCATCTCCAG TTTCCTGCTGCGGCTGGGATGCTCTTCCTGTCTGGACTATTTCACCGCCCAAGGCCTTACCAACATCTACCAGATTGAGAACTACAGTCTAGAG GACCTGTCCAGGCTAAAGATTCCTACAGAGTTCCAGCATGTGATCTGGAAGGGCATCATGGAGCACCGACAAACCATGGAGTTCTCCCCTCCTCCCCACATACTCCGCACTTCCAGCGGCGCCTCCACGGTCAGCGTGGGCTCCACGGAGGCACGAGGGGAGCGCGTGATTGATGCCGTGCGCTTCACCCTCCGTCAGACCATCTCCTTCCCACCGAGAGACGACTGGACTGATTTCTCCTTCGACCTGGCGCCGGACTCACGCCGCAACAAA
- the tp63 gene encoding tumor protein 63 isoform X6 translates to MLYLETNNPSYSESQYTNLGLLNGMDQNAGSTSTSPYNNEHTQNNVTAPSPYAQPSSTFEALSPSPAIPSNTDYAGPHTFDVSFQQSSTAKSATWTYSTELKKLYCQIAKTCPIQIKVLTNPPQGAVIRAMPVYKKAEHVTEVVKRCPNHELSREFNDGQIAPPSHLIRVEGNSHAQYVEDSITGRQSVLVPYEPPQVGTEFTTILYNFMCNSSCVGGMNRRPILIIVTLETRDGQVLGRRCFEARICACPGRDRKADEDSIRKQHVGDGTKSSEGTKRPFRQASHGIQISSIKKRRSTDEEVFCLPIKGREIYEILVKIKESLELMQFLPQHTIESYRQQQQSLLQKQWDLSDDQNYRPCPPPLCSRSPLPPQPAFGSSSPPHGKVNKLPSVSQLINPQQRNTLTPSSMTGGLTDMTPMMSTHIPMNTDLSSLSPTHALQPQLPMVPSSHCTPPPPYPVDSSISSFLLRLGCSSCLDYFTAQGLTNIYQIENYSLEDLSRLKIPTEFQHVIWKGIMEHRQTMEFSPPPHILRTSSGASTVSVGSTEARGERVIDAVRFTLRQTISFPPRDDWTDFSFDLAPDSRRNKQQRIKEEGE, encoded by the exons ATGTTGTACCTGGAAACGAATAACCCTTCGTACAGTGAG tCACAGTACACAAACCTGGGGCTTCTCAACGGAATGGATCAAAATGCTGGCTCTACATCTACGAGCCCTTATAACAATGAACACACGCAAAACAACGTGACGGCTCCGTCTCCTTATGCCCAGCCCAGCTCCACATTTGAGGCGTTGTCCCCATCACCGGCCATCCCATCCAATACAGACTACGCTGGGCCACACACTTTTGATGTATCCTTCCAGCAGTCCAGCACTGCAAAATCTGCCACGTGGACG TACTCCACAGAGCTTAAGAAGTTATATTGCCAGATCGCAAAGACGTGTCCCATCCAGATAAAGGTCCTGACCAATCCACCCCAGGGAGCAGTCATTCGTGCAATGCCTGTCTACAAGAAAGCAGAACATGTGACTGAAGTGGTCAAACGATGCCCCAACCACGAACTCAGCCGAGAATTCAACGATG GCCAAATTGCCCCACCAAGTCATCTGATTAGAGTAGAGGGCAACAGCCACGCCCAGTATGTGGAAGACTCAATCACCGGGCGTCAGAGTGTTCTGGTGCCATACGAGCCCCCTCAG GTGGGCACAGAATTTACGACAATCCTTTACAACTTCATGTGCAATTCCAGCTGTGTAGGTGGAATGAACAGACGCCCAATCCTCATCATCGTCACATTGGAAACCAGAGA CGGTCAGGTGCTTGGCCGGCGGTGCTTCGAAGCTCGGATCTGCGCATGCCCAGGACGAGATCGCAAAGCAGATGAGGACAGCATCCGCAAGCAGCATGTCGGTGATGGCACAAAAAGTTCTGAGGGTACGAAACGCC CATTCCGCCAGGCCTCTCATGGAATTCAGATATCTTCTATAAAGAAGAGAAGATCCACTGATGAGGAAGTGTTTTGTTTGCCT ATTAAAGGCCGTGAAATATATGAGATTTTGGTCAAAATCAAAGAGTCTCTGGAGCTCATGCAGTTCCTCCCTCAGCACACCATAGAATCATACAGGCAGCAGCAGCAAAGCCTCCTGCAGAAACA ATGGGATTTGTCAGACGATCAGAATTACAGGCCGtgtcctcctcctctctgctcCAGGAGCCCCTTGCCCCCCCAGCCTGCCTTCGGCTCCAGCTCCCCGCCACACGGCAAGGTCAACAAACTGCCCTCAGTCAGTCAGCTCATCAACCCCCAGCAGCGCAACACCCTCACCCCGTCCAGCATGACTGGAGGACTCACTGACA TGACCCCAATGATGAGCACCCACATCCCCATGAACACAGATTTGAGTTCACTGAGTCCCACCCACGCTCTGCAGCCTCAGTTACCCATGGTGCCCTCCTCTCACTGCACGCCTCCGCCGCCCTACCCAGTGGACAGCAGCATCTCCAG TTTCCTGCTGCGGCTGGGATGCTCTTCCTGTCTGGACTATTTCACCGCCCAAGGCCTTACCAACATCTACCAGATTGAGAACTACAGTCTAGAG GACCTGTCCAGGCTAAAGATTCCTACAGAGTTCCAGCATGTGATCTGGAAGGGCATCATGGAGCACCGACAAACCATGGAGTTCTCCCCTCCTCCCCACATACTCCGCACTTCCAGCGGCGCCTCCACGGTCAGCGTGGGCTCCACGGAGGCACGAGGGGAGCGCGTGATTGATGCCGTGCGCTTCACCCTCCGTCAGACCATCTCCTTCCCACCGAGAGACGACTGGACTGATTTCTCCTTCGACCTGGCGCCGGACTCACGCCGCAACAAA
- the tp63 gene encoding tumor protein 63 isoform X7 — MLYLETNNPSYSESQYTNLGLLNGMDQNAGSTSTSPYNNEHTQNNVTAPSPYAQPSSTFEALSPSPAIPSNTDYAGPHTFDVSFQQSSTAKSATWTYSTELKKLYCQIAKTCPIQIKVLTNPPQGAVIRAMPVYKKAEHVTEVVKRCPNHELSREFNDGQIAPPSHLIRVEGNSHAQYVEDSITGRQSVLVPYEPPQVGTEFTTILYNFMCNSSCVGGMNRRPILIIVTLETRDGQVLGRRCFEARICACPGRDRKADEDSIRKQHVGDGTKSSEAFRQASHGIQISSIKKRRSTDEEVFCLPIKGREIYEILVKIKESLELMQFLPQHTIESYRQQQQSLLQKQWDLSDDQNYRPCPPPLCSRSPLPPQPAFGSSSPPHGKVNKLPSVSQLINPQQRNTLTPSSMTGGLTDMTPMMSTHIPMNTDLSSLSPTHALQPQLPMVPSSHCTPPPPYPVDSSISSFLLRLGCSSCLDYFTAQGLTNIYQIENYSLEDLSRLKIPTEFQHVIWKGIMEHRQTMEFSPPPHILRTSSGASTVSVGSTEARGERVIDAVRFTLRQTISFPPRDDWTDFSFDLAPDSRRNKQQRIKEEGE, encoded by the exons ATGTTGTACCTGGAAACGAATAACCCTTCGTACAGTGAG tCACAGTACACAAACCTGGGGCTTCTCAACGGAATGGATCAAAATGCTGGCTCTACATCTACGAGCCCTTATAACAATGAACACACGCAAAACAACGTGACGGCTCCGTCTCCTTATGCCCAGCCCAGCTCCACATTTGAGGCGTTGTCCCCATCACCGGCCATCCCATCCAATACAGACTACGCTGGGCCACACACTTTTGATGTATCCTTCCAGCAGTCCAGCACTGCAAAATCTGCCACGTGGACG TACTCCACAGAGCTTAAGAAGTTATATTGCCAGATCGCAAAGACGTGTCCCATCCAGATAAAGGTCCTGACCAATCCACCCCAGGGAGCAGTCATTCGTGCAATGCCTGTCTACAAGAAAGCAGAACATGTGACTGAAGTGGTCAAACGATGCCCCAACCACGAACTCAGCCGAGAATTCAACGATG GCCAAATTGCCCCACCAAGTCATCTGATTAGAGTAGAGGGCAACAGCCACGCCCAGTATGTGGAAGACTCAATCACCGGGCGTCAGAGTGTTCTGGTGCCATACGAGCCCCCTCAG GTGGGCACAGAATTTACGACAATCCTTTACAACTTCATGTGCAATTCCAGCTGTGTAGGTGGAATGAACAGACGCCCAATCCTCATCATCGTCACATTGGAAACCAGAGA CGGTCAGGTGCTTGGCCGGCGGTGCTTCGAAGCTCGGATCTGCGCATGCCCAGGACGAGATCGCAAAGCAGATGAGGACAGCATCCGCAAGCAGCATGTCGGTGATGGCACAAAAAGTTCTGAGG CATTCCGCCAGGCCTCTCATGGAATTCAGATATCTTCTATAAAGAAGAGAAGATCCACTGATGAGGAAGTGTTTTGTTTGCCT ATTAAAGGCCGTGAAATATATGAGATTTTGGTCAAAATCAAAGAGTCTCTGGAGCTCATGCAGTTCCTCCCTCAGCACACCATAGAATCATACAGGCAGCAGCAGCAAAGCCTCCTGCAGAAACA ATGGGATTTGTCAGACGATCAGAATTACAGGCCGtgtcctcctcctctctgctcCAGGAGCCCCTTGCCCCCCCAGCCTGCCTTCGGCTCCAGCTCCCCGCCACACGGCAAGGTCAACAAACTGCCCTCAGTCAGTCAGCTCATCAACCCCCAGCAGCGCAACACCCTCACCCCGTCCAGCATGACTGGAGGACTCACTGACA TGACCCCAATGATGAGCACCCACATCCCCATGAACACAGATTTGAGTTCACTGAGTCCCACCCACGCTCTGCAGCCTCAGTTACCCATGGTGCCCTCCTCTCACTGCACGCCTCCGCCGCCCTACCCAGTGGACAGCAGCATCTCCAG TTTCCTGCTGCGGCTGGGATGCTCTTCCTGTCTGGACTATTTCACCGCCCAAGGCCTTACCAACATCTACCAGATTGAGAACTACAGTCTAGAG GACCTGTCCAGGCTAAAGATTCCTACAGAGTTCCAGCATGTGATCTGGAAGGGCATCATGGAGCACCGACAAACCATGGAGTTCTCCCCTCCTCCCCACATACTCCGCACTTCCAGCGGCGCCTCCACGGTCAGCGTGGGCTCCACGGAGGCACGAGGGGAGCGCGTGATTGATGCCGTGCGCTTCACCCTCCGTCAGACCATCTCCTTCCCACCGAGAGACGACTGGACTGATTTCTCCTTCGACCTGGCGCCGGACTCACGCCGCAACAAA